A genomic segment from Pistricoccus aurantiacus encodes:
- a CDS encoding cell division protein FtsQ/DivIB, with amino-acid sequence MAMRRGSLIGLILLILMLGAGGRALWVWLDQPIERVSISGEFEHVNSDYLKARLAPFVKGESWLSVDLNELRRRVRRIDWLSEVRISRKWPNALVFELFEQHPVARWGDEFLLNEKGEPFAFAPLSPPVGLPDLAGPPGSGPEVLAYYDTLRRRLAPLAIQLTQLRLEPRGAWRLQFDDDVWVMLGRSDREERLDRLYAAWQRRLSEQVSHIRYIDLRYPNGVAVAWHGETEIDD; translated from the coding sequence ATGGCTATGCGGCGAGGCTCGCTGATCGGACTGATATTGTTGATCCTGATGCTGGGCGCCGGCGGCCGTGCACTATGGGTGTGGCTTGATCAGCCTATCGAACGAGTGTCGATCAGCGGAGAGTTTGAACATGTCAACTCGGACTATCTGAAAGCGCGTCTTGCGCCTTTTGTGAAGGGGGAAAGCTGGCTTTCGGTGGATTTGAACGAATTACGTCGGCGTGTTCGACGTATCGACTGGCTGTCGGAAGTGAGAATATCCAGAAAATGGCCCAACGCGCTGGTGTTCGAGCTTTTCGAGCAGCATCCGGTGGCACGATGGGGAGACGAATTTCTGCTCAACGAAAAGGGCGAGCCCTTTGCCTTCGCGCCGCTGTCGCCACCCGTTGGTCTGCCGGATCTCGCGGGGCCGCCGGGCAGTGGGCCGGAAGTGCTGGCCTATTACGATACGCTGCGTCGGCGTCTGGCGCCCTTGGCGATACAACTCACTCAACTCAGGTTGGAGCCGCGCGGCGCCTGGCGATTACAGTTCGATGATGATGTATGGGTCATGCTGGGCCGTAGTGATCGCGAGGAACGCCTGGATCGTCTTTATGCTGCATGGCAGAGACGACTCTCTGAACAGGTGTCGCATATTCGCTACATCGACCTGCGATATCCCAATGGTGTCGCCGTTGCCTGGCATGGAGAAACTGAAATCGACGATTAG
- a CDS encoding D-alanine--D-alanine ligase yields the protein MREDESNAAALNSDRVVVVYGGHSAEREVSLTSGAAVLTSLQRSGVNAVGYDLAEGGLIGLEALAPDRVFIALHGRGGEDGTLQGALELLDIPYTGSGVMASALGMDKERTKALWRALELPTPDSIMLSAESDWSRVCERLGLPLIVKPVHEGSTLGITIVEDAQTLAAAYREASRFDAAVMAERFIQGEEYTLSLLGDRVLPAIRVEVPSGFYDYHAKYHANDTLYHLPCGLDEREEARLGELCRRAFAAIDGRGWGRVDVMRDAQGNFWLLEVNTVPGMTDHSLVPQAARHAGLDFDALVLAILDTARGE from the coding sequence ATGAGAGAAGACGAATCCAACGCTGCCGCGCTGAATTCTGACCGCGTGGTGGTGGTATACGGGGGGCATTCCGCGGAGCGGGAGGTGTCTCTGACCAGCGGCGCGGCGGTGCTGACGTCTCTTCAGCGCAGCGGCGTGAATGCGGTCGGTTACGATCTGGCGGAAGGCGGACTGATCGGCCTGGAAGCCCTGGCGCCGGATCGCGTGTTCATCGCTCTTCACGGACGCGGCGGCGAGGATGGCACGCTGCAAGGCGCCCTGGAGCTTCTCGATATTCCCTACACCGGCAGTGGGGTCATGGCCTCGGCGCTGGGCATGGACAAGGAACGTACCAAGGCGCTGTGGCGTGCCCTGGAGCTTCCCACGCCGGATAGCATCATGCTGTCTGCGGAAAGCGACTGGTCCCGAGTTTGCGAGCGACTCGGGCTGCCGCTGATCGTCAAGCCGGTACATGAAGGCTCTACCTTGGGCATCACCATCGTCGAGGATGCACAGACGCTCGCTGCGGCGTATCGGGAAGCGTCCCGCTTCGACGCGGCGGTCATGGCGGAACGCTTCATTCAAGGTGAGGAATACACCCTGTCGCTACTTGGCGACAGGGTGCTGCCGGCGATTCGTGTCGAGGTGCCCAGCGGCTTTTACGATTACCACGCCAAATACCATGCCAATGACACCTTGTATCACTTGCCCTGCGGTCTTGATGAGCGTGAAGAGGCGCGGCTCGGTGAACTTTGTCGGCGAGCCTTCGCGGCCATCGACGGGCGCGGCTGGGGACGAGTGGACGTGATGCGCGATGCGCAGGGCAATTTCTGGCTTCTGGAGGTCAATACGGTGCCGGGCATGACCGACCACAGCCTGGTGCCTCAGGCTGCCCGGCATGCGGGACTCGACTTCGATGCCCTGGTGCTGGCCATTCTCGACACCGCGAGAGGCGAATAG
- the murC gene encoding UDP-N-acetylmuramate--L-alanine ligase, producing the protein MQQDSPYRGLGMRRIRNIHFVGIGGVGMCGIAEVLANQGYQVSGSDLRESPVTTHLRTCGIRVAIGHGEENVQQADVVVVSTAVDDTNPEIRWAQAHRIPVVRRAQMLAELMRFRHGIAVAGTHGKTTTTSITATLLAEGGLDPTFVIGGKLTSAGTNARLGEGDYLVAEADESDASFLHLQPMVSIVTNIDADHMATYGGDFERLKMTFVDFLHNLPFYGLAILCIDDGHVHSLLDRVQRHFVTYGFHAEADYRIVDFRQEAGEVRFTALRPEGREPLPVRLAMPGEHNALNALAAIVVASDAGVSDAAILRGLASFAGVGRRFQVHGHFLAPGGDGEVMLVDDYGHHPREVEMVIRAVRAGWPSRRLVMVYQPHRYSRTRDLYEDFVRVLSEVDTLVLLDVYAAGEAPLAGADGKALAGSIRQRGKVDPLFAATKTELPDLLSRVLRPEDILITQGAGDVGGIALRLAEHRLKLDEVTL; encoded by the coding sequence ATGCAACAGGATTCGCCTTATCGTGGACTTGGCATGCGCCGTATCAGGAATATTCATTTCGTGGGTATCGGCGGCGTCGGCATGTGCGGTATTGCCGAGGTGCTGGCCAATCAGGGATACCAAGTCAGCGGCAGTGATCTCAGAGAATCGCCGGTCACCACCCATCTGCGAACGTGCGGGATTCGTGTCGCCATCGGTCATGGCGAGGAGAATGTCCAGCAGGCGGATGTGGTGGTGGTATCGACGGCGGTGGACGACACCAATCCAGAGATTCGCTGGGCCCAGGCGCATCGCATACCCGTGGTGCGCCGCGCCCAGATGCTCGCGGAACTGATGCGCTTTCGTCACGGTATCGCGGTGGCGGGCACCCACGGCAAGACCACTACCACCAGCATCACCGCTACCCTGCTGGCGGAGGGCGGGCTGGATCCGACCTTCGTCATCGGCGGCAAGCTGACCAGCGCCGGTACCAACGCGCGATTGGGAGAGGGGGATTATCTGGTCGCCGAGGCGGACGAATCCGATGCGTCCTTCCTGCATCTGCAGCCGATGGTGTCCATCGTCACCAATATCGACGCGGATCACATGGCGACCTATGGCGGCGATTTCGAACGCCTGAAGATGACCTTCGTCGATTTCCTGCACAACCTGCCCTTCTACGGCCTGGCGATCCTCTGTATCGATGACGGTCACGTGCACAGCCTGCTGGACCGCGTGCAGCGCCATTTCGTCACCTACGGCTTTCACGCGGAAGCGGATTATCGCATCGTCGATTTTCGCCAGGAAGCAGGAGAGGTGCGCTTCACCGCCCTGCGCCCGGAAGGGCGGGAACCGCTGCCGGTGCGCCTGGCCATGCCCGGGGAGCACAACGCCCTGAACGCCCTGGCGGCCATCGTCGTCGCCAGCGATGCCGGGGTATCGGACGCGGCGATTCTCAGGGGGCTGGCCAGCTTCGCCGGGGTCGGCCGGCGCTTCCAGGTGCACGGGCATTTTCTCGCTCCCGGGGGCGATGGCGAGGTCATGCTGGTGGACGATTACGGTCATCATCCCCGGGAAGTCGAGATGGTGATTCGCGCGGTGCGGGCCGGCTGGCCCAGTCGGCGTCTGGTCATGGTCTATCAGCCGCATCGCTACTCCCGCACCCGGGATCTCTACGAGGATTTCGTTCGGGTGCTCTCCGAGGTCGATACGCTGGTGCTGCTGGACGTCTATGCTGCGGGAGAGGCGCCCCTGGCCGGCGCGGACGGCAAGGCGCTTGCCGGTTCGATACGCCAGCGCGGCAAGGTCGACCCGCTGTTCGCCGCTACCAAGACGGAACTGCCGGACCTGCTGTCTCGGGTACTGCGACCGGAGGATATCCTGATAACTCAGGGCGCCGGGGACGTGGGCGGCATCGCCCTGCGCCTGGCGGAACATCGCCTGAAGCTTGACGAGGTAACCCTATGA
- the murG gene encoding undecaprenyldiphospho-muramoylpentapeptide beta-N-acetylglucosaminyltransferase: MNAPAARRALIMAGGTGGHVIPALSLAKELRGRGVKVEWLGSPRGIENRLVPEADIPLHRVVVSGLRGNGIAGWLAVPWRLSRAVWQARRVIADYDPQVVVGLGGFASGPGGLAAWLMRRPLVIHEQNALAGLTNRALAKLARRIYAAFPGAISGRSVQVIGNPVRRDIAALGEMPRSAEIMRERRLRLLVVGGSLGALALNRYLPEALARLAVEKRPEVFHQAGRDKDAVTRQAYAEQGIEAEVTAFIDDMAVAYDWADLVVCRAGALTISELAAAAKPALLVPYPHAVDDHQTANARVLLDVEAAQLMPQAGLTAEALSNRLATLLNPAILAAMASKARANARLDAIERLADGCMEVGFER; this comes from the coding sequence ATGAATGCACCGGCAGCGCGTCGCGCTCTGATCATGGCCGGAGGGACCGGTGGCCATGTCATTCCCGCGCTTTCCCTGGCAAAAGAACTGCGAGGGCGGGGCGTGAAAGTGGAATGGCTGGGCAGCCCCCGCGGCATCGAGAATCGCCTGGTGCCGGAGGCGGATATCCCGTTGCATCGAGTGGTCGTCTCGGGGCTGCGAGGTAATGGCATCGCCGGCTGGCTGGCGGTTCCCTGGCGGCTCAGCCGTGCGGTGTGGCAGGCTCGCCGAGTGATCGCTGACTATGACCCCCAAGTGGTGGTGGGGCTTGGTGGCTTTGCCAGCGGCCCGGGGGGGCTGGCCGCCTGGTTGATGCGTCGCCCGCTGGTCATTCACGAGCAGAACGCCTTGGCGGGACTCACCAATCGCGCTTTAGCGAAGCTGGCGCGGCGCATCTATGCGGCCTTTCCCGGTGCGATTTCCGGACGTTCCGTCCAGGTGATCGGCAATCCGGTACGTCGTGATATCGCTGCCTTGGGCGAGATGCCTCGATCCGCGGAAATCATGCGGGAAAGACGCCTGCGCCTGCTGGTGGTGGGAGGTTCCCTGGGCGCCCTGGCCTTGAATCGTTATCTTCCCGAAGCCTTGGCGCGCCTGGCGGTGGAGAAACGCCCGGAAGTGTTTCATCAGGCGGGGCGGGACAAGGATGCGGTGACTCGCCAGGCCTACGCGGAGCAAGGCATCGAGGCGGAAGTTACCGCCTTTATCGACGACATGGCAGTCGCCTATGACTGGGCGGATCTGGTAGTATGCCGTGCCGGTGCCTTGACAATCTCGGAACTCGCCGCCGCCGCCAAGCCGGCGCTGCTGGTGCCTTATCCTCACGCGGTGGACGACCATCAAACCGCCAATGCCCGAGTGCTGCTGGACGTGGAGGCGGCGCAACTGATGCCTCAGGCCGGTCTGACCGCCGAAGCATTGAGCAATCGGCTTGCGACGCTTCTGAATCCCGCCATACTGGCGGCCATGGCAAGCAAGGCCCGGGCCAACGCTCGGCTCGATGCGATAGAGCGGCTGGCCGATGGCTGCATGGAGGTTGGTTTTGAGCGATAA
- the ftsW gene encoding putative lipid II flippase FtsW, protein MRLVAGLKRMTARLSTADQPFDGWLLFAALSLMLIGWVMVTSASTEVATGLTGNPYYFSLRHGIFVLLAITVGLVAYKVPLGWWRVNGQFLLLLGIVLLIAVLFVGREVNGSKRWISLPGIPLNLQASEIAKLCLIIYVASYLERFLPQVRREWGAFLRPLMVMGIFAMLLILEPDYGAVVVMTGCVMGMLLMSGAPLWRFFLLAVILVVLGALAAVAEPYRLARLTSFADPWADQFASGYQLTQALIAYGRGQWFGLGLGNSIQKLFYLPEAHTDFVFAVIAEELGLVGAMAVIGLFALLVYRALAAGRRAELARLPFAAYLSYGIALVLGSQAFINIAVSTGMLPTKGLTLPLLSYGGSSLLISAVMVALLVRVDVDTRRAVRRSRPTAARRPSGQVSGERA, encoded by the coding sequence ATGAGGCTAGTTGCCGGTTTGAAGCGGATGACCGCAAGGCTTTCCACCGCGGATCAGCCCTTCGACGGCTGGCTGCTTTTCGCCGCGCTTTCGCTGATGCTGATTGGCTGGGTCATGGTGACCTCTGCCTCCACGGAAGTTGCCACTGGGTTGACAGGTAATCCCTACTATTTCAGCCTGCGTCACGGCATCTTCGTACTGCTTGCCATTACCGTCGGCCTGGTAGCCTACAAGGTTCCTCTGGGTTGGTGGCGAGTCAACGGCCAGTTCCTGCTGCTGCTGGGTATCGTGCTGTTGATCGCGGTACTGTTCGTGGGCCGCGAAGTCAACGGCAGCAAGCGATGGATTTCGCTTCCCGGCATTCCGCTCAATCTGCAGGCCTCGGAAATCGCCAAGCTATGTCTGATCATTTATGTGGCGAGCTATCTTGAGCGTTTTCTGCCTCAAGTGCGCCGGGAGTGGGGTGCTTTTCTGCGTCCGCTGATGGTGATGGGCATCTTCGCCATGCTGCTGATTCTCGAGCCGGACTACGGTGCCGTGGTGGTCATGACCGGCTGCGTGATGGGCATGCTGCTGATGTCCGGCGCGCCGCTGTGGCGCTTTTTCCTGCTGGCGGTGATCCTGGTGGTACTGGGCGCTCTGGCGGCAGTGGCGGAACCCTACCGCCTGGCGCGCCTGACGAGCTTCGCCGATCCCTGGGCGGATCAGTTCGCCAGCGGCTATCAGCTGACCCAGGCGTTGATCGCCTACGGGCGGGGGCAATGGTTCGGCCTGGGACTCGGCAACAGCATCCAGAAGCTTTTCTACCTGCCGGAAGCGCACACGGATTTCGTGTTCGCGGTCATCGCCGAGGAGCTCGGGCTGGTAGGCGCCATGGCGGTCATCGGCCTGTTCGCGCTGCTGGTCTATCGCGCCCTGGCCGCCGGGCGCCGGGCGGAACTGGCGCGACTGCCTTTTGCCGCCTATTTGAGCTACGGCATTGCCCTGGTTCTCGGTTCCCAGGCCTTCATCAATATTGCGGTCAGTACCGGCATGCTGCCGACCAAGGGGCTGACGCTGCCCCTGCTCAGCTATGGCGGCTCCAGCCTGTTGATCAGCGCGGTAATGGTGGCGCTGCTCGTCCGGGTCGATGTGGATACCCGGCGCGCGGTGCGACGCTCGCGGCCCACCGCCGCGCGGCGTCCCTCCGGCCAGGTCAGTGGAGAGCGAGCATGA
- the murD gene encoding UDP-N-acetylmuramoyl-L-alanine--D-glutamate ligase, with protein MIEVPEDTTLVVGLGVSGTAIARYLTRLGRPFMMADTRSVPPGLAAFQKAYPQVTVHYGPLTELDLCKAREVVLSPGVDPRTPGLEGLAESLNPVTGEPRLVGEIALFRHALNKRTNPGRVAAITGSNAKSTVTTLLGDMARNAGIEVAVGGNLGTPALDLLHEYSQSALFVLELSSFQLEMTPRLEADSVAFLNLSEDHLDRHGSLDAYRRAKSSIFRGAGHAVVNAEDPLTWPDDPALSADEFTTQPPLGRQWGISEPVSGEGAWLMHGDEALLACSRMKLKGRHHQANALAALAMGHQLGLPMKAMLEVLERFEGLPHRCEVIAEVDGVSWINDSKGTNVGATLAAINGLGPTLTGKLILLAGGQGKGADFSPLGEPLSRYARRVLTFGIDGPRLADAVRKRVSVSEFADMNEALEQARRIVEPGDCVLLSPACASLDQFPSYIARGETFRRWVLAQVSGQIEESNS; from the coding sequence ATGATCGAGGTGCCTGAAGATACCACCCTGGTAGTGGGACTGGGAGTATCCGGAACGGCGATCGCCCGGTATCTGACACGCCTGGGCAGGCCTTTCATGATGGCGGACACCCGATCAGTGCCTCCCGGGCTGGCGGCGTTTCAGAAGGCCTATCCGCAAGTGACGGTACACTACGGTCCCTTGACCGAGCTGGACCTGTGCAAGGCCCGGGAAGTGGTGCTGAGTCCGGGAGTCGATCCCCGCACGCCTGGGCTCGAGGGGCTTGCGGAGTCGCTCAATCCCGTCACCGGCGAGCCACGCCTGGTGGGTGAGATCGCTCTTTTTCGCCATGCGCTGAACAAGCGTACCAATCCCGGGCGAGTCGCCGCGATCACCGGCTCCAACGCCAAGTCGACGGTGACTACTCTGCTGGGAGACATGGCGCGAAATGCCGGTATCGAAGTCGCGGTAGGAGGCAACCTGGGCACTCCAGCGCTGGATCTGCTGCATGAGTATTCTCAGTCGGCACTTTTCGTGCTGGAGCTTTCGAGTTTTCAACTGGAAATGACCCCGCGACTCGAGGCGGACAGCGTCGCCTTCCTCAACCTGAGTGAAGATCATCTGGATCGCCATGGAAGTCTCGATGCCTATCGCCGTGCCAAATCATCGATCTTCCGTGGTGCGGGTCATGCGGTGGTCAACGCGGAGGATCCCCTGACCTGGCCGGACGATCCGGCTTTGTCAGCGGATGAATTCACCACCCAGCCGCCGTTGGGCCGTCAGTGGGGCATCAGCGAGCCCGTGTCGGGCGAGGGTGCCTGGCTGATGCACGGTGACGAAGCTTTGCTGGCCTGCTCGCGTATGAAGCTCAAAGGCCGTCATCATCAGGCGAATGCCCTGGCGGCCCTGGCCATGGGCCACCAACTGGGTCTTCCGATGAAGGCCATGCTCGAGGTGCTGGAGCGGTTCGAGGGGTTGCCACATCGCTGCGAGGTCATTGCGGAGGTGGATGGGGTGAGCTGGATCAACGATTCCAAGGGTACCAACGTTGGTGCAACCCTGGCCGCCATCAACGGCCTGGGGCCGACCCTGACGGGCAAGCTGATCCTGCTGGCCGGAGGGCAGGGAAAGGGCGCGGATTTCTCGCCCTTGGGCGAGCCGCTTTCCCGCTATGCTCGTCGGGTACTGACCTTCGGAATCGATGGCCCGCGGCTAGCAGACGCGGTGCGCAAGCGGGTGTCGGTAAGCGAATTCGCTGACATGAACGAGGCCTTGGAGCAGGCCAGGCGTATCGTGGAACCCGGCGACTGCGTGCTACTGTCGCCGGCCTGCGCCAGCCTCGATCAATTCCCCAGCTATATAGCGCGCGGCGAAACCTTTCGCCGCTGGGTGCTGGCGCAGGTATCCGGTCAGATCGAGGAGTCGAATTCATGA
- the mraY gene encoding phospho-N-acetylmuramoyl-pentapeptide-transferase — protein MLLFLAEFLAQFQSAFNAFSYQTLRIVLGALTALLLCLWLGPLVIRRLVERQIGQAVRDDGPQSHLSKAGTPTMGGAMILIAMAISTLLWADLTNHYVWLTLAVTLGFGAIGWIDDYRKVVEKNPRGLPARWKYFWQSVIGLGAALVLYFTAASPVEISLLVPFFKEIILPLGFFFVILSYFVIVGSSNAVNLTDGLDGLAIMPTVLVAMGLAVFAYVSGNAVFADYLHIPMISGAGELAVFCGTIAGAGLGFLWFNTYPAQVFMGDVGSLALGAALGVVAVIVRQEIVLFIMGGVFVMETLSVILQVGSYKMTGRRIFRMAPLHHHFELKGWPEPRVIVRFWIITVVLVLLGLATLKIR, from the coding sequence ATGCTGCTTTTTCTGGCTGAATTTCTGGCCCAATTTCAAAGCGCCTTCAATGCCTTCAGCTATCAGACGCTACGCATCGTGCTAGGCGCGCTGACAGCTTTGCTGCTGTGTCTGTGGCTGGGGCCGCTGGTGATTCGACGTCTGGTGGAACGCCAGATCGGCCAGGCGGTGCGGGATGACGGCCCGCAGTCGCACCTTTCCAAGGCCGGCACCCCGACCATGGGCGGGGCGATGATCCTGATCGCCATGGCGATCAGTACCCTACTCTGGGCGGATCTCACCAACCATTACGTTTGGCTGACCCTGGCGGTGACCCTGGGGTTTGGCGCGATCGGATGGATCGACGACTATCGCAAGGTGGTGGAAAAGAATCCTCGCGGCCTGCCGGCCCGCTGGAAATATTTCTGGCAGTCGGTCATCGGTCTGGGGGCGGCGCTGGTACTATACTTCACCGCCGCAAGCCCGGTGGAAATCAGCCTGCTGGTGCCGTTCTTCAAGGAGATCATCCTGCCGCTGGGGTTTTTCTTCGTGATACTCAGCTACTTCGTGATTGTCGGCAGTTCCAACGCGGTCAATCTGACGGATGGACTGGACGGTCTGGCGATCATGCCCACGGTACTGGTGGCCATGGGGCTTGCGGTATTCGCTTACGTCAGCGGCAACGCGGTGTTCGCCGACTATCTGCATATTCCGATGATCTCCGGCGCCGGAGAGCTGGCGGTATTCTGCGGCACCATCGCCGGCGCCGGGCTGGGTTTCCTGTGGTTCAACACCTATCCGGCCCAGGTATTTATGGGGGACGTCGGCTCCCTGGCCCTGGGGGCGGCCCTGGGGGTGGTGGCGGTGATCGTGCGCCAGGAAATCGTGCTGTTCATCATGGGCGGGGTCTTCGTCATGGAAACCCTGTCGGTGATCCTGCAGGTGGGTTCCTACAAGATGACCGGGCGCCGCATCTTTCGCATGGCGCCGCTGCATCATCATTTCGAGCTCAAGGGCTGGCCGGAACCACGGGTCATCGTGCGCTTCTGGATCATTACCGTGGTGTTGGTGCTGCTGGGCCTTGCCACTTTGAAGATTCGCTAG
- a CDS encoding UDP-N-acetylmuramoyl-tripeptide--D-alanyl-D-alanine ligase: protein MSATETWTLGELAKALGCECPIDTASRVESITTDSRKLASGQVFVALLGERFDGHEFISRARETGALAAVVSRRVDDPLPQLMVPDTRLALGLLGQARRLAWGRPLTAITGNSGKTTVKEILAALLATQGPVLATRGNLNNDIGAPLTLLELTSRHRQAVVELGANHLGEIAWTCALAKPNVAVITNVTGAHVGEFGGLGNIAQAKGEILCGLAASGVAVLNRDDRFFPFWRRLAGSHEVLDFGFDEKARLRGSNLVCDALGRYAVTLHHDGRCLGRVQLALMGRHNVANVLAASAAALAMGLSADALAEALAKVEPLSGRLSLVEGIRHTRLLDDTYNANPGAVKAALDLLAALPAPRWCLLGAMGELGDEAASLHAEIGHHARCLGIDFLGTLGEPARSASGAFGDNGHHFDDWEALARHARDHLPAGASVLVKGSRSAGMERLIEALRCDGSR, encoded by the coding sequence ATGAGCGCGACCGAGACGTGGACACTGGGGGAGCTGGCCAAGGCGCTGGGCTGTGAATGTCCGATTGACACGGCTTCTCGGGTTGAATCGATCACCACGGATAGCCGTAAGCTGGCCTCGGGACAGGTGTTCGTCGCCCTGCTTGGGGAGCGCTTCGATGGCCATGAATTCATTTCCAGGGCGCGAGAGACGGGCGCCCTGGCGGCAGTGGTGTCGCGTCGGGTAGATGATCCGCTGCCTCAGTTGATGGTACCGGATACTCGTCTGGCCCTCGGTCTGCTGGGTCAGGCGCGCCGGCTGGCCTGGGGCAGGCCCTTGACGGCAATTACCGGCAACAGCGGCAAGACCACGGTCAAGGAAATCCTCGCGGCCCTGCTGGCCACTCAGGGGCCGGTGCTGGCGACTCGGGGCAACCTCAACAACGATATCGGCGCGCCTCTGACCCTGCTGGAACTGACTTCTCGTCATCGCCAGGCGGTGGTGGAGCTCGGTGCCAATCATCTCGGCGAGATCGCCTGGACCTGCGCCCTGGCCAAGCCGAACGTGGCGGTAATCACCAATGTGACCGGCGCCCACGTGGGAGAATTCGGCGGCCTTGGCAACATTGCCCAGGCCAAGGGAGAAATCCTGTGCGGTCTGGCTGCCAGCGGTGTTGCGGTATTGAATCGCGACGATCGGTTCTTTCCCTTCTGGCGACGCCTGGCGGGCAGTCACGAGGTGCTGGATTTCGGCTTCGATGAAAAGGCGCGGCTGCGCGGCTCGAATCTCGTCTGCGACGCGCTGGGGCGCTACGCGGTGACGCTTCACCATGACGGACGTTGCCTGGGGCGGGTGCAGCTGGCGCTGATGGGGCGTCACAACGTCGCCAATGTCCTGGCGGCCAGCGCGGCGGCCTTGGCCATGGGCCTGTCCGCTGACGCACTGGCGGAGGCACTGGCGAAGGTCGAACCCTTGTCGGGACGCTTGTCGCTGGTGGAAGGCATTCGCCATACACGTCTGCTCGATGATACGTATAATGCCAACCCTGGCGCGGTGAAGGCGGCCCTCGATCTGCTGGCCGCTCTGCCGGCGCCGCGCTGGTGCCTGCTGGGTGCGATGGGAGAGCTCGGTGACGAAGCGGCCAGTCTGCACGCGGAGATCGGCCATCATGCTCGTTGCCTGGGCATCGACTTTCTCGGCACCCTGGGGGAACCCGCGCGTTCGGCGAGCGGGGCCTTCGGCGACAACGGGCATCATTTCGACGACTGGGAGGCGCTGGCGCGCCATGCCCGGGATCATTTGCCTGCCGGGGCCAGCGTCCTGGTCAAGGGCTCACGCAGTGCCGGAATGGAACGGCTGATCGAGGCGCTGCGCTGCGACGGATCAAGGTGA